One window of the Choristoneura fumiferana chromosome 18, NRCan_CFum_1, whole genome shotgun sequence genome contains the following:
- the LOC141438467 gene encoding acyl-CoA Delta(11) desaturase-like — translation MGLSEGAEVVPFKHKLVKHNVIKFGYMHLAALYGAYLCFTSAKWPTLLWAFLLLEFAKIGITAGAHRLWCHRSYKAKLPLEILLLIFNSIAYMNTATYWVRDHRVHHKFADTDADPHNVHRGFWFSQIGWLFVRKHPDVIEKGKTVFMEDIHKNPLLRFQEKYAFFVIGLWAYVLPTVVPMYFWGETLSNSWHICTMLRHVLTINQIFLVNSIGHRWGNRPYDKNIKAVENIAVSLMSTGECFHNYHHVFPFDYKASELAMTKFNAATMFINFFAWIGWAYDLKTIPDEMIIARSLRTGDGRNLWGWGDVDQTEEETKGVKYLYTKNE, via the coding sequence ATGGGGCTTTCAGAGGGTGCGGAGGTCGTTCCATTCAAGCATAAGCTAGTCAAGCACAATGTCATCAAATTTGGATACATGCATCTAGCAGCATTATATGGGGCGTATTTGTGCTTCACTTCTGCAAAATGGCCGACGCTGCTGTGGGCATTTCTACTGCTCGAATTCGCAAAGATCGGAATAACTGCAGGAGCACACCGGCTCTGGTGCCATCGGTCCTACAAAGCCAAGCTACCGTTAGAGATACTACTCCTGATTTTCAACAGTATCGCATACATGAATACTGCCACGTACTGGGTAAGAGATCACCGTGTCCACCATAAATTTGCCGACACCGACGCTGATCCTCATAACGTCCACCGGGGATTTTGGTTCTCGCAAATCGGTTGGCTTTTCGTTCGAAAGCATCCCGACGTTATAGAGAAAGGGAAAACGGTGTTTATGGAAGACATACACAAAAATCCGCTGCTAAGGTTCCAGGAGAAATATGCGTTCTTCGTGATTGGATTGTGGGCTTATGTTTTGCCTACGGTCGTCCCGATGTACTTCTGGGGGGAGACACTTAGTAATTCCTGGCATATTTGCACGATGCTCCGCCATGTCTTGACgatcaatcaaattttcttagtTAACAGCATTGGACATAGATGGGGAAACAGGCCTTATGACAAGAATATCAAGGCGGTGGAAAATATTGCAGTTTCTTTGATGTCGACGGGTGAATGTTTCCACAATTACCATCACGTGTTCCCGTTTGATTATAAAGCTTCTGAACTTGCTATGACTAAATTCAATGCTGCTACTATGTTTATTAATTTCTTTGCATGGATTGGATGGGCGTATGATCTGAAGACGATACCGGATGAGATGATTATAGCCCGGTCGCTGAGGACCGGGGATGGGAGGAATCTTTGGGGCTGGGGTGATGTTGACCAAACGGAAGAGGAAACTAAAGGagttaaatatttgtatactaaaaatgaatag